GGCAACTGCCCCGGTCTACCCGACAGGTACGACTCGGGGAGCGTGAGGTAGCGCCACCTCCTCTGCGGACACCCTCTCGGGGGCCTCCTCGCGCAAGAGGAGGCCGGACGCACGGTGGCGCGAACTACGGGTAGAGCTTGCCGATAACGCTCACGTCCGTGGTGCTCAACGCCTTGCGCTGCCCGATGGACTGACCGCCCAGCGTCTGGATGGTGGGCTGGCCATTCTTGGAGAAGGCCGTGGCGCCGTAGTGCATGATGGAGCCGTAGTCGTAGGCGATCAGATCATCCGCGTCGGTGATGTGCTGATCGAAGTTGTGCTCCTTGCCCGCCTCGATGTTCTCCCAGCGGATGATGACCTTGGCGTCCCGATCCTCACGGCTCTGCTCGTGCCACAGGCCGAGGGCGTGACCGATCTCGTGGATGGTGCTGCCCGTGTTGCACCCGGAGGCGAGGTTGACGAACTGCTGTCCTCCGCGCATGCCCACCGAGGAGCTGCAGCCGGTGCTGGGCCGGAAGGTGATGTAGTTGGGGTAGGTCGCGGCGTTGCTGGCGGTGCGCAGCACGAAGCGCACGCGCGTCTTCTGCTGCCAGTGCGCGATGGCGTCCGTCACCCGGTTCTGGCTGGGAAGGGTCGAGTCCACCGTGTACGGCACCAGGGCGTTGGTCCACCGGTATCTGGTGTTGGTGATGGCCACACCCTGACTGGAGCGCAGGTCCCCGGCGCGCGACTCCACCTCGCGGGTGAAGGCCTGGACCTCCTGCTCGGAACCCAGGAGCATGTCTCCCTCGAGCACGGCCTGCCCATCCACCACCGCGTAGGACACCTGGACCGGCCGGCCCAGGGCGCTCGCGGTGTAGCCCTTGCGCACGGGGGCGTTGGCGGGGACCCAGCGGGTCTCGAGCTCCGCCCCCATCTCCGCGGCCTCCGCTTCGCCCTCGGTCACCTCGGCGCCACAGCCCCCGAGCATCAGGGAAGAGCCCATCACCAGTCCAATCACCGTCTTCGCCATCGTTCGCATGCGATCATCCCGCTTAATTAGGAATTCGAGTAATACGCCCGAACCATGACAAGATGGCGTTCAAAGCTCAAGCGCTTACTTTCCCGGGGATGCGCTGCTGGCGCTGTGGCCCGCGCGAGAGGGAGCGGTGGCGCTCGCGGAGGCCGTGCGGGGCGCGGCGCGGTGTGGCCTCGCGCTCCAGCGGGTGATGCGCGAGCCTCTCATGAGGCAGTTCTTCCTGCGGCTGGATGGGCTGCCGGAAGAGGCCTCGGACGAGCTACTGCCGCGGCTGTCGGACGCCGTGCGCGCGATGCAGGAGGCCGGCCGCTGTTGGGTCACCTGGCCCCGAGCATCGACCTCATAGAGCCGCACCCGACGGTGGCCTCGATACGGGTGCCAAACTGCGCCCGCGAGCACCTGGAGCCCCCTCTCGACGCGCCAACACGGCAACGCGCCGCCGTCCGGGCTCAATGCACCAGGGAGACAACCTGGCAGAGGGACACCCGCACGTTCTCCAGCGAGCCCACGGCGATGTACGCCCGGTAGTTGTAGCTGCCCGGCGGTGTCGAGCCGCGACGGAAGACGACGTTCCACTTGTGGGTCGCATTGGCCGGTCTGCCGCTGTCGGGGAAGGCGAAGCGCCCGTAGCCGGAGCCGGACAGCCCGGACTGTGGCAGGTCCGGCGACCAGGCCCCCATCGCCGCCGCCCCGTCCGGCGTCGACAGCACCACCGGCAGTCCCTGCTCTCCAGGTCCCGCGGACAGGGGCGCGAGCTGACAGGTGCTCGGGTTGAAGGTGTAAAAGGCGGAGAACTCCCCGCCCAGGTAGCCGGTGGGCGCTTCGACCACCATCGAGCCGAGCGTCTCGGGAACGGTGACCAGGGTGAGGAACTCGATGACGTGGCTCAGGCCGCCGTAGCCCACCGTTACCTGCTTGTTGAGGGTGTAGTTGGAGAGCGCGGTGGTGTTACGGGCGCCGCCGCAGGGCCCCGCGCCTGATTCCTGTCCGGGCAGCAGCCAGAAGGCGGCCTTGGACTGCGTCCTATACACGTTGCCCGAGGCGCTGGCGCCCTGGAGCTGGCTGGTGGAGGTAGCATTCAGCCCGTCGTACTCCCCGCCCGCCTCGGTGGGGTTGTAGCACTCGCCCCAACCGTTGCCGGAGAGCGCCATCTGGAGCTGGCGGCCGTGGTCCCACGAGCTGATGAACTCGCGGCCGCCCCAGTAGAGGCTGTCCACCGCGCCCGCCACTCGGTTGGAGCCGCCCACGGCGATGATGTCGTTCTTCACCGTGTACCGGCCGTCATAGGCCCCCACGGACACGCCCACCCGCCCTTCCGACCGTCCATTGTTCAGGTAGTGCTGCAGCGCCGCGCTACAGTCACCGCCCAAGGCGCTCTTCAGGTCCGGGTAGAGATCCAGGTACTGCCGGGTGTGGAAGAGCGGGTGGGCGCGGCGGCACTCACTGATGCCGGAGCTCTGCCAGTGGTTGCGCGCCCCCTGCTCGGTGACGATCCCCGCCTGCAGCAGGTCGGCATGGGCGTTGAGATAGAAACGCCAGTTGAAGACGTCGGAGGCGAAGATGTCTCCGGTGATGGCATGCGTCCTGGTCACCGGCCCGGTCTCTTCCCGCGCGCCGCCCGGCATCTCGCCACAACCCAAGGCCATGAAACTCAGCACCACCATTCCCAAGCCCAGCCCTGATTTCTTCCACATAGCGGTATCTTCCTCGTTCAAGGATTCCACCTTGAATCCAATGTGCCAGAATACTGGAATTCGTGATGAGCTGGCTAGAACAGTTTCCGTACAGCCACCGGTTGCTGGCCGGCACGAGAGATGTCGGGCGGAATGCGCTCGCCGGCTCTCTGGAGTCGAGTGTGGCCTGGATGGCACGCACGAACGTTCGCTGCGTTCCGAAATGTCGGCCGCTCCCGGGCGGACCGCCGGTCACGCTCCTCTGGGGACGTCGAAGTAGTTTAGGACCCAAGAAAGACTGTGACATGAGCCCTCCATCGTCTTCGCCGCAGCGCGCAGCATGCCTCTCAACAGGCGAAGGCAGGTGTCAACGAACTCATTCCTGACACCTCGCGCTCTCTGGCTCGCCCCTATGAGGCCGTCTGATACCCTGACAAGCCAAGCTGGCCTGATCACAACGCAGAGCACGGCGCTGACGAATTCCATCGTCAGTGCATGTGATTCCCTCGACGGCGCGACGGATTCGGTTCCCGCCGCCTCCAATGGCACTGTGCAGGTTCCACAACCGGATGGCGACAGCATCAGGACGTCGGTCTTCATGCCGCTCCTGCGGCTGGACGGGCTGCCGGAAGAGGCCTCGGACGAACTGCTGCCGCGGCTGTCGGACGCCGTGCGCGCGATGCAGGAGGCCGTCTATGGCTTGGGCGGCAGCGTCAACCAGCTCCTGGTGGACGACAAGGGCCTGGTGCTGGTGGCGGCGTTCGGGCTGCCCACGTGCGCGCACGAGGATGACGCGGCCCGGGCGGTGAAGGTGGCGCTCCAGGCGCTCGCGACGCTGCGAGCGCAGGGGCTGAGCTCATCCATTGGCATCGCCACCGGTCGGGTGTGCTGCCACTGAAGCCAGACCCGGTGAGTGTCAACGGAGCACCCCATCGGAGACACGCACGAAGGCTAGGTGAGCGAGTGCTATGGTGCCGACCCTGCTTGAGGAGGGGTGTTCTTGAACGTGAAGACGTTTGGAGTGGTAGTCGGGGCGGCATGCGCGCTGGGTCTGGGCCTCGCTGGCGAGGCCTGGGCGGGCCCGGGCACGGTGGTCATCCCCACGGCGCCGGAGCTGGGTCTGTCGGTGCGCCTCGGTGGACAGGTGCGGATGATCCCGACGCTCGAAAGCAACTGGGACCTTGGCCTGTCCGAGCGGACGCCCATCCGCGGGATGGGGAGCCACGTGAACGAGGCGGGCATCATCGGCCACGACTACGTGCGGACGGAGGATCGCCTCTACTTCAACGTGAGCAAGGGCGATGACTGGGACTTCTTCATGGCGCTCGAGTTCGACAGCGTCCTGAACCAGCGGAGGACCGACCGCATCTCCAACCAGGAGAAGGGACTGTTCGATGACTTCGGCGTGGAGCGGTTGCAGGCCAGCGTGAAGCTGCCGTGGATCTCCTCCCGGCTCCATGCCGGGTGGGACACGGGGCCCTCGGCGGACATGGACGGAGGCGGGTTGCTCTACGTGGATGACGACCCGGGCCTCTGGCTGACGGGCAAGGCCGGCCCGCTGGCATGGAAGGCCGCGTACGTCCTCAAGAACGAGTCGCAGTTCGTCTACGCGGATCGCACCACGAGCGTTCCGGGGGCCTGTCCTCCCGTCATCAACGTGCCGCCGGGCGGCGGAAGCGTCCCCACCGGCTGCGCGCAGTTGCTGCCCATCGGGGCCTTCGATCGCAACTTCGGCGAGCGGCGCATCGGGGTCGGGCGGCTCGACTACACCCCGGTGGAGGGGCTGACCCTCTCGGGTCTCTACGCGGTGAACCACGCGCGCGTGCGCGGCCAGCCCCCCGCCACGGGAATCAACGCCCTCACCTCCGTCACCCACTACCCGGGCCTGTTGATCACCGGCAACCTGGGGGGGTTCAAGCCCATCCTGGAAGTGGCCGGGAGCTATGGCTCGGTGCGTTATCCGGGCACGGCGACAGACATCCCGGACTATCTCGGCAAGCCGATCAACGGCCGCACCTTCCGGGTCCAGTCGTTCGGGGCCTTCGCGGACCTGGCCTACGATGCGAGCGCGGCGGTCGGCTTCAAGCTCGAGCCCCACGTGGGCGCCTATTACCTGAAGGGCGATAGCAACCCCGGGGACGACATCCTCGGAGGCTATACGCCGGTGGTGGGGATGCCCCGGTTCACGCAGCGGTTCGGGGGGGAGAGCATGATCGTCGCCGACGGCAACATCGCCTATGGCAGCACGCTCTACAGCGCCTTTCCCGAGTTGTGGGGCAATCAGAGCAACCTGATGAGCAACGGGGCGGGTCTCTTCAGCAACGGCCGCTCGGACTCGCCCGGCCTGACGATGATCGGCGGGGGGGTGGACACCGAGCCCCTGAAGGGCACGCTGCGGTTCCGGACCAATGCCTATGCGCTCATCTACAACGAGCGTTTCCTGGTCGGCGCGCTCTCCGAGCCCAACAATGCCTCCTCCGTGGGCCTGACCGCCCGGGACTTCGGCATCAAGCGGCTGGTGGACGAGCGCCTCTTCGGCGTGGAGTGGGACAACGAGCTGACCTACATGTTCAACAGCGCGGTCTCGGCCAAACTCCAGTTCTCGTTCCTGTTCACGGGAGCGGCGGCCGAGCAGATCGCGGGTGCGCTCTCCGACCAGGGGAGTGGGGAGGCGGTGGAAGTCGCTGGCGTCTCGTTCGAGCGCGCGCGGCGGAGCGAGGCGGATTCGATGCGTCGAATCGCTGTCGAGTTGCTCTGGAACTTCTGAGGTGCCCGGCGTGGGGGCCCCCTGTGTCAGGCGACAACTCCGTTGACGCTCACCGGTGTAGAGTCCGTGGTCATCGAACATGCAAGGAGTGCATCGTGGCCGCCAAAGCCCCCCGTACGAAGCCCGCGAAGCGCGGCGCGTCCGCGCCTGAGTCCGTCGAGGACTTTCTCGCGGCGCTCGAGCACCCGTTCAAACGGGAGATCCTCACCCTCCGGCAGCTCATCCTCGGGGCCGATCCTCGTATTTCCGAGGGCATCAAGTGGAACGCGCCGAGCTTCCGGACGGAGGAGTACTTCGCGACCTTTCATCTTCGAGCCAAGGAAGGTGTGCAGGTCATCCTGCACCTGGGCGCGAAGAAGCGGAACGACCTGGCCTCGGGCATCGACATCCCCGACCCGGAGTCGTTGCTGGAGTGGCTGGCCACGGACCGGGCGTCGGTGCGGTTTCGTGACATGAAAGACATTGACGCGAAGGGGGCCGCCTTCGCGTCTGTCATAAGACAGTGGATCCAGTGGGTATAAGCCCCTGGCGCTCGATGGGGCTGGCCCGGCGCGGATTCACTTGATTTCACCTGGCTCCCTCGACAAGAGGACGCGCTCACGGCGGTTGCCGCGAAGCGTCTTCCAATAAACAAGAGGAGAAGATCCAGATGAACACCCAGAATCAGGAACAGGGGCTCCAGCTTCGCTCGCGGGTGAGCTCCCAGGGCGAACTGGAGTTGTCGCTGGCGAGGGTCGCGATACCGGAACCCGCTCCGGACGAAGTCGTCATCCGCGTCGAGGCCTCGCCCATCAATCCCTCGGACCTGGGCCTGCTGCTGGGTCCGGCCGACCTGTCCACGGCCCGGGCCGGAGGAACGGCGGAAAGCCCCGTGGTCACGGCGACCATCCCGCAGCAGACGCTGAAGGCCCTGGCGTCGCGACTGGACAAGGCCCTGCCCGTGGGCAACGAGGGGGCCGGCGTGGTGATCAAGGCGGGCGCCAATGTGCGGGAGCTACTCGGCAAGACCGTGGCCGCGCTGGGCGGCGGCATGTACTCCCAGTTCCGGGTCCTCAAGGCGGCCCACTGCCTGGTCCTGCCGCAGGACGCGACCCCGGCCGACGGCGCTTCCTGCTTCGTCAACCCGCTGACGGCGCTGGGAATGGTCGAGACCATGCGCCGTGAGGGCCACAAGGCGCTGGTGCACACGGCCGCCGCCTCCAACCTCGGGCAGATGCTGAACAAGATCTGCCTCAAGGACGGCATCGGGCTGGTGAACATCGTCCGGAGCCCGGAGCAGGTGGCGATCCTGCGCGACCTCGGCGCGGCCCATGTGTATGACAGCACCTCGTCCACGTTCACCGAGGAGCTGACCCAGGCCCTGGTGGAGACCGGCGCCACGCTCGCGTTCGACGCCATCGGTGGAGGGTCGCTCGCCGCGCAGATCCTGACCTGCATGGAAGCCGCGGCCAACCGCACCGCCACCACCTACAGCCCCTACGGCTCACAGGTCCACAAGCAGGTCTACATCTACGGCAAGCTCGATACGCGCCCGATAGAGCTCGCGGGCAGCTTTGGCATGGCCTGGGGCGTGGGCGGCTGGCTGCTGATGCCGTTCCTGGAGAAGATCGGACCCCAGGCCGCGCAAAAGCTGCGGGACCGGGTGGCCGCCGAGCTGAAGACCACCTTCGCCAGTCATTACGTCGCGGAACTCTCGCTGGCGGAGGCGCTGCGGCTCGACGTGATCGCCGTCTACAGCAAGCGCTCCACCGGCAAGAAGTACCTGATCAATCCCAACAAGGGCCTGCGTTAGGCCTCTGGAGCTCGCCCGTCCGGAGGAAGGGAGGCTCAGAGCAGCGCCCAGAGCCAGCGGAGCGAGCCATCGTTGTCCCCGGCTCGCAACGCCCGGAAGGAGACGCCGCTGAGCGTCGAGGGCACGGTCAGCGGCGTGGGCGAGAGCAGGACGGCGTAGGTGCTCGTGCCCACCAGGCGGCTGCCCACCACGGTGTCTCCGGCGGCCTGGCGCGCGGAGAGGAAGGACTGCATGTCCGCGGCGGTGCCCTTCACCACGTACTCGAAGCGTTGCTGGAAGCCCGTGCCCGAGGGGTTGCGCCGGACGTGAATCCGGTAGAGGCCCCGCTGGGAGGCCGAGGCCACGAAGGACACGTCGCGCGTCTTGAGGATGGACGTGTCGCGCAACCTGACGCTCGCCGTCGTCGGCAGGGGAGAGGGCAGGGCGTTGACGTCCTGGGAGAGGCCGGTGTTCACCACATCGGTGTAGGCGCCTTCCGCGCGGTAGTTCTGGCCGCTCACGTTGTTGGCGGAGACGTTGTCATTCAGTCGCAGGTGCGTGAGGGGCTCGGCGGCCGGGTTGCCCCCACTCACGAGGATGCCTGGATGCCCGATGGTGTGCGCGCCGCGGGTGATCCAGTTGCCGCGCACGGTGATGTTCTGGCTGGAGGAGGAGTTGTATCCGCCCTCGGAGGCCACGATGACGCCCGCTCCCGCCACCCCGATGGCCCAGTTGTGGTGGATGTCGATGTCATCGCCGCCGATGACCGCGTAGCCCCGTCCCCAGTCCGAACCCAGCATGGCGTTGTTCCACCACTCCATGGAGCCGCAGCGCGGCGAGGTGACGCCGTAGGTGACGCAGGCAATCCCATCATCTCCCCGGTGCGGCAGTTCGTTGGTGCCAGGCGCCTCGTTGAAGAGGAAGTTGTCCCAGACCCAGGATTGGGTGGCCCCTTGCGTATGGTGGATGTGGTCCGCCCAGGTGTGGTGGATGTAATTGCCCTCGACGTGGTGGCGCTGCGAGCCATAGAAGAAGAGCCCGGTGGCGGCCGAGTTGGTCACCTCGACGCCCACGACTTCCACGTCACTGGCGTGGTCGATGCTGATCTGGTTGTCCTCGAGCGCATCGAAGCGCTCCGTGGCGTCCGAGCGGAACTTCAGGCCGAAGAAACCGCAGCCGGTGTTGCCGCGGCAGAGGATGGACTGGCGCCGGCGTGTGCCATTCACCGTGGCGTTGATGTCCGCCTGGCGGTTGGGTGCCCAGAACTTCACGTGGTTCTTGGTGACGGTGAGGAGGTTCGTCTTGCGGAAGGACTTGCCCGGGGGCAGGTAGACGATGCCTCCCGAGGCGGGCAGGGCATTGACGGTGGCCGTCAGGGCCGCCAGGTCATCGGTGGTGCCATTGCCCACCGCGCCGTGGTTCATCGGATCCGCCACCGACATGACGCTGAGCGGGGACCAGCCCGTCCCGGAGACGAGGTTGAGCCGCACCGAGGCCGAGCGCCACTCGTTGGCGGGCTGACCCGCGGGAGCGTCCCAGGCCTTGGCGAAGACGTCGATGGCGCCTCGTGGCAGGCCGTCGGTGTTCCACGAGTAGGTGCCCACGCCGTCGAGCAGGGTGGCCCGGCCGAGGTACGTCCCGGGAGGCGTCCCCCGGAAGAACTCGATGTTCTGGATGGGTCCCTCGGCCCGGGCCTGGAGCGTCACCGTGCCGTGCACGGAGGCATTCGCGGGCGGCGAGGTGAGGGTCACCGAGGTCACCGCGAGGGAGAGGGTCCGCTCCGTCCCGGAGGTCTCCCCGGCGCTGGGCGAGCCGCCCGCGTCGGACAGGGGATCGCAGGCGCTCAGTGCGAGAAGTGCGAGCGCGGAGAGAGGAAGAGCGAGACGCATGCGAGGAGACCTCGGAGGAGGCAGGGAGGTTTGTACTCCATGCTCTTGTACATGGATTTCACGTTTTTGGCCGTGAAATCCGGGACTCCTGGTCTTGGTGAGGCCTTGGCTTCAAAGGCAATCACCCATGCCCAGACGGTGCGTTGGGCTGTCCTGGGCGGTCGCGTGAGGCGTGGGAGCCCCGGCCATGATTGAATGGCGTCGTGGCCGACTTCACCGAAGAGCAGCTCCACGACGCCCTCCACCGCGCGAGCGCGGAGCTGTCACTGCCTGGCTATTACATGGCGTGTGTGCGCCCCCTCCTGCGTGACGCGGAGGGGCGCTGGCCCCGGTGTTGTGGCGGCGGGTGCGAGCCCTGTACCCAGCAGCTCATCCGCGTGGCGCTGCGGACGCTGGAGCTGCTGGGGAGGCCTCGCGTGGCGCCCCTCCCGGAGGAGTGAACGTCAGAACAGCCGCACGCCCAGGCCCAGCCGTGCGCCGTAGCCCAACCGGCTCTGCGTCACCCCACGCACTTCCTTGAACACGTCCACGCCGAGCTGGCCCAGCAGCGACAGCGTCAGATCCTCGCCGAGGTAGATCTCCGCGCCCACGCCGGCCAGGGGCTTCACCCGCCAGGTGCCGCCCGGGCTCAGTCCGAGGTCATACGGCACTTCCACCGTGCCGAGCGCCGCCACCGTCTCCACCACCCGCCAGGTGGCCACCAGGGCGGGATCCACCCGCAGGAACCAGCCCCGCAGGTTCTGCGCGTCGAAGTAGCGGCTGCCCGGGTTGGCCGTCACTCCCAGTCCCAGCTCCGGCGCCACCGCCCACGCGCCCTCGCTCCACACCGGCCAGCGGCCCACCGCCTCCACCGTCGTCGACAGGTGCAGGTAGTCGAAGCGCGCCCGGGCGCCCAGCTCCCAGCCCGACAGTCCCTGCCGGTAGGACACGCCCACCTCGGGGGCGCCCACCCATCCGGCCACCGCGCTCCCTCCGTCCGGAAGCACCGCCGGGGCCAGCATCGCCCCGAAGTGCCTCTGGCGGTCCTCCACGCGCACTGCTTCCGTCTCCGACGGAGTCGTCTTCTCCGGCGCCGTCGTCCCCTGCGCCATCGCCACCCACGGCACCAGCACCCAGGCCTGCATCAGTCGCTTCATAGGGCCGTGCACTCTGGCGCTTCCTCCCCGGCTCCGTCGAGCGTTTCCTTCGCTGACCTATTGCGCTATACCCAACGATTTCAGGTGCTTGGACTTCACAGCGGGACCATTCCACGTAAAACGTGCGACCCGAGTGTTTCCTGGTAGGCTTTTTACCGGCATCTCGTATTTTTGGGCTGAAAGCGGACAGCGGATCATCCTCGAGCAGGAGTCGTCCATGGCCAACAGCACGCGCGTTGCTTCCGTCCTCGAGCCGGCGCCCACGGCGCCTTGCGCGGATGTCAGCCCCCGGCGCCGCGCCAACCGCTTCCGCCCCCGCGTCCTGCTCGCCGAGTCCCAGGGTGAGGTGCGCACCGCGCTCGCCCAGGAGTTGGTCGGCGCCGGCTTCGAGGTGGTCGCCGCCCCGGTCATCGAGGAGCTGCTCGGGGAGCTGAGCGAGGGCGGGCCGCTGCCGCACCTGGTGCTCGTGCCCACCGAGGCCTCGCCGGACGGTCTGGATGGATTGACGCTGTGCGAGCGGCTGCGCGCGGAGGCTCGCACCGCGTCGCTCCCGGTGTACGTGTTCTCGCGTGACGAGGCGTCCGCCCCGCGAGAGCGCGCCGAGGCGGTGCGCGTGGATGATCTGCTCGTGCAGCCGGTGGATCCCCGGGTGGTGGTGTCGCTGGCGCGGTTGAAGGCCGGACGGGGGGCGTTCGCGCCCGCCTACGAGGCGCATACCGTGCGCATGCCCCTGTCCCAGATGGTGCGGGCGCTCTTGTGCGGCTCGCGCTCCGGCCGTGTCGAGCTGCGGGACAACGAGGGCTGGCTCGCCTTCCGCCAGGGGCACGTGGTGGATGCGTCCTACGAGGGGGAGCGGGGCCTGGTCGCCCTGCGCCGCCTGCTCTTCTTCGGCTCGGGCGCGTACGCGGTGTCCTTCGGGGACGCGCTCGCCCAGGGCAAGCCCCTGCTCAGCCCGCGGGTGTTCACCTCGCTGCTGCTGCCGGCCGTGGAGCGCTTCACGGCCCTGTGCGCCCTGGGCATTCCGCTGTCGGCCCGGCTCTCGGTGGACTTCAAGCGGCTGGCGGACGCGCTGCACTCGCTGCCCGACGACGTGGGGCAGGTCATCCGCCTGTGCGACGGCCAGCGCACCGTGCACTCCACACTCCTGGAGTGCGGGCTGCCGGAGATCACCACCCTGGAGGTGATGACGTTCCTGTACGCGCAAGGGGTGCTGGTGCCGGCCAACTTCATCGCCGAGCGCGAGCCGCCCAGTCCCCGCGTCCCGCCCTTCTTCGAGCCGGGTGGCGCCCTGGACGAGGAGCCGTTCTCGGAGGCGTTCGCGGCCGTGGATTCCCGGGCCGCCTGAGCAGACAGAGGCCCTCGCCCTCCCAAGGGGTTTGACTCGCGCCGCGCGTCCGGGCGACAAGGCGCGGCGCTGTCTCCACCTCGCCGGGGGCATCCGCCTCCAGGAGTGTCATCCCCATGTCCGGTCACAACCGATGGTCGAAGCTCAAGCGGGCCAACGCCATCATGGGCAAGACCAAGGGCAAGCTCTACTCCAAGCTCATCAAGGAGATGACCGTCGCCGCGCGGTTGGGCGGGGGCAATCCGGAGGGCAATGCCCGGCTGCGCGTGGCCATCGCCGCCGCGCGCGAGGCGAACATGCCCAACGACAACATCCAGCGCGCCATCAAGAAGGGCACGGGGGAGTTGGAGGGGGAGAGCTACGAGGAGATCGTCTACGAGGGTTATGGCCCTGGCGGCGTGGCCCTGCTGGTGGAGTGCCTCACCGACAACCGCAACCGCTCGGCGGCCGACGTGCGCTCCATGCTGGGCAAGGAGGGCGGCAACATGGGCGCGGAGGGCTCGGTGAGCTGGATGTTCCACAAGAAGGGCGTCGTCACCGTGAAGCCCGGCCCCAGCGAGGACGTGGTGATGGAGAAGGCGCTCGACGCGGGCGCCGAGGACGTGCTGCCCCTGGGCGAGGACGGCTTCGAGGTGAGATGCGCTCCGGCGGATCTGCACGCGGTGGCCTCGGCCCTGGAGGGCGCGGGCCTGAAGCTCGGCGAGCAGAAGTGGACGTACCTGCCGCAGAACACCGTGCGCGTCGAGGGCGACAACGCCCGGAAGATGCTCAAGCTCATGGAGCTGCTCGAGGACAACGACGACGTGCAGAACGTCTA
The window above is part of the Cystobacter fuscus DSM 2262 genome. Proteins encoded here:
- a CDS encoding M12 family metallopeptidase is translated as MRTMAKTVIGLVMGSSLMLGGCGAEVTEGEAEAAEMGAELETRWVPANAPVRKGYTASALGRPVQVSYAVVDGQAVLEGDMLLGSEQEVQAFTREVESRAGDLRSSQGVAITNTRYRWTNALVPYTVDSTLPSQNRVTDAIAHWQQKTRVRFVLRTASNAATYPNYITFRPSTGCSSSVGMRGGQQFVNLASGCNTGSTIHEIGHALGLWHEQSREDRDAKVIIRWENIEAGKEHNFDQHITDADDLIAYDYGSIMHYGATAFSKNGQPTIQTLGGQSIGQRKALSTTDVSVIGKLYP
- a CDS encoding DUF1801 domain-containing protein, yielding MAAKAPRTKPAKRGASAPESVEDFLAALEHPFKREILTLRQLILGADPRISEGIKWNAPSFRTEEYFATFHLRAKEGVQVILHLGAKKRNDLASGIDIPDPESLLEWLATDRASVRFRDMKDIDAKGAAFASVIRQWIQWV
- a CDS encoding zinc-binding dehydrogenase, with the translated sequence MNTQNQEQGLQLRSRVSSQGELELSLARVAIPEPAPDEVVIRVEASPINPSDLGLLLGPADLSTARAGGTAESPVVTATIPQQTLKALASRLDKALPVGNEGAGVVIKAGANVRELLGKTVAALGGGMYSQFRVLKAAHCLVLPQDATPADGASCFVNPLTALGMVETMRREGHKALVHTAAASNLGQMLNKICLKDGIGLVNIVRSPEQVAILRDLGAAHVYDSTSSTFTEELTQALVETGATLAFDAIGGGSLAAQILTCMEAAANRTATTYSPYGSQVHKQVYIYGKLDTRPIELAGSFGMAWGVGGWLLMPFLEKIGPQAAQKLRDRVAAELKTTFASHYVAELSLAEALRLDVIAVYSKRSTGKKYLINPNKGLR
- a CDS encoding Ig-like domain-containing protein, whose product is MRLALPLSALALLALSACDPLSDAGGSPSAGETSGTERTLSLAVTSVTLTSPPANASVHGTVTLQARAEGPIQNIEFFRGTPPGTYLGRATLLDGVGTYSWNTDGLPRGAIDVFAKAWDAPAGQPANEWRSASVRLNLVSGTGWSPLSVMSVADPMNHGAVGNGTTDDLAALTATVNALPASGGIVYLPPGKSFRKTNLLTVTKNHVKFWAPNRQADINATVNGTRRRQSILCRGNTGCGFFGLKFRSDATERFDALEDNQISIDHASDVEVVGVEVTNSAATGLFFYGSQRHHVEGNYIHHTWADHIHHTQGATQSWVWDNFLFNEAPGTNELPHRGDDGIACVTYGVTSPRCGSMEWWNNAMLGSDWGRGYAVIGGDDIDIHHNWAIGVAGAGVIVASEGGYNSSSSQNITVRGNWITRGAHTIGHPGILVSGGNPAAEPLTHLRLNDNVSANNVSGQNYRAEGAYTDVVNTGLSQDVNALPSPLPTTASVRLRDTSILKTRDVSFVASASQRGLYRIHVRRNPSGTGFQQRFEYVVKGTAADMQSFLSARQAAGDTVVGSRLVGTSTYAVLLSPTPLTVPSTLSGVSFRALRAGDNDGSLRWLWALL
- a CDS encoding response regulator, with the protein product MANSTRVASVLEPAPTAPCADVSPRRRANRFRPRVLLAESQGEVRTALAQELVGAGFEVVAAPVIEELLGELSEGGPLPHLVLVPTEASPDGLDGLTLCERLRAEARTASLPVYVFSRDEASAPRERAEAVRVDDLLVQPVDPRVVVSLARLKAGRGAFAPAYEAHTVRMPLSQMVRALLCGSRSGRVELRDNEGWLAFRQGHVVDASYEGERGLVALRRLLFFGSGAYAVSFGDALAQGKPLLSPRVFTSLLLPAVERFTALCALGIPLSARLSVDFKRLADALHSLPDDVGQVIRLCDGQRTVHSTLLECGLPEITTLEVMTFLYAQGVLVPANFIAEREPPSPRVPPFFEPGGALDEEPFSEAFAAVDSRAA
- a CDS encoding YebC/PmpR family DNA-binding transcriptional regulator: MSGHNRWSKLKRANAIMGKTKGKLYSKLIKEMTVAARLGGGNPEGNARLRVAIAAAREANMPNDNIQRAIKKGTGELEGESYEEIVYEGYGPGGVALLVECLTDNRNRSAADVRSMLGKEGGNMGAEGSVSWMFHKKGVVTVKPGPSEDVVMEKALDAGAEDVLPLGEDGFEVRCAPADLHAVASALEGAGLKLGEQKWTYLPQNTVRVEGDNARKMLKLMELLEDNDDVQNVYANFEMDDALMDSLSG